The genomic DNA GCGGCGACGGTCTTCGGCAACACCACGTCGGGGTCGGCAAAATCCTTGTAGGTCTTGTCGCCGGTCAGCTGAAACAGCAGGTAACCGGTCAGCAGGGCGCGCACCGTCTTCTGGGTGCGACGATCCGCGCCAGGCATCCCGACCAGTTTGGACAGCCGGAAGCCTTCGGCCAGCCCGCCCGGCTCGGCCTTGGCGACGGTGCGCACCGTCGCCGTCCGCCACGCGGCCGCCAGTTCGGTGGCGTTGGAGTGGATGGTCAGCTCGGCGCCCGGCGCGTTGAGGATCAGGCCGGGCACCCGCAGACCGGCCGCGGGCTGATCGGCGTCGGGCTTGCTGGCGGTCGGGAACACCGCGGCCACCGCTTTCAGCGGGTTGGCCGACGAGCCCAGGCCGGCGGCGGTGAAGATCGCGGCCGATGCCCCGAAACCGTGCCCGACCAGGCCGAGCTTGGTGGGGTGCACGCTGATCTTGCCGGGTCCCAGCCGGACCCCGGTGAT from Mycolicibacterium phocaicum includes the following:
- a CDS encoding dienelactone hydrolase family protein, with the translated sequence MAKTKKLFGALTRRGPHRVLRGDLGFAGLPGTVYTPESGLNLPGVAFGHDWLQGVGRYNGTLEHLASWGIVAAAPNTETGIAPSVLNLAFDLGTTLDIITGVRLGPGKISVHPTKLGLVGHGFGASAAIFTAAGLGSSANPLKAVAAVFPTASKPDADQPAAGLRVPGLILNAPGAELTIHSNATELAAAWRTATVRTVAKAEPGGLAEGFRLSKLVGMPGADRRTQKTVRALLTGYLLFQLTGDKTYKDFADPDVVLPKTVAADSDAETPGLEDKVAALLKG